From Sardina pilchardus chromosome 9, fSarPil1.1, whole genome shotgun sequence, a single genomic window includes:
- the c9h1orf159 gene encoding uncharacterized protein C1orf159 homolog, which translates to MTYCNIVTGAAFLMISENILVKAVLQNPITCCGSMLRSNESCMNATHCDSGCHLHVLENNTSVCLSCDSVVPEQGTPTACNHTRSNVTTKSTIVNLGGPGVAASLLLGTLLISLFLILSVASFFYLKRSNQLPGVFYRRNKAAFIFQPSEAAVMMPSAGSSVRKPRYVRRERPSAASASHSAAVSTGPVTRIHDV; encoded by the exons ATGACATATTGTAACATCGTTACTGGAGCtgcatttctgatgatttcGGAAAACATCTTAGTAAAG GCTGTTCTACAGAACCCCATCACTTGCTGTGGGTCCATGCTGAGAAGCAATGAAAGCTGTATGAATGCCACTCATTGCGATTCAG GCTGCCATTTACACGTTCTGGAGAACAATACCTCAGTGTGTTTATCGTGTGACTCCGTGGTCCCGGAGCAGGGCACCCCTACAGCCTGCAACCACA CAAGAAGCAATGTTACCACAAAATCTACAATTGTTAACCTTG GTGGACCAGGTGTAgcagcctctctcctcctcggcACGCTGCTGATCAGCCTCTTCCTGATCCTGTCGGTTGCCTCCTTCTTCTACCTCAAGCGTTCAAACCAGCTGCCTGGGGTTTTCTACAGACGCAACAAAG CGGCATTCATATTCCAGCCCAGCGAAGCA GCGGTCATGATGCCTTCTGCTGGATCCTCAG TAAGGAAACCCAGATATGTGAGAAGGGAAAGACCCTCTGCGGCTTCAGCATCGCACAGTGCAGCTGTGTCCACCGGGCCGGTCACTAGGATTCACGACGTCTAA
- the kbtbd12 gene encoding kelch repeat and BTB domain-containing protein 12: protein MDLKSRHGISLLDQLNRMRTTEQLTDVVLVAEDVRFACHRVVLSAFSPYFRVMFTCGLRECANREVFLRDMPSKSLALLLEYMYSSKLQLSNENVQGISVAAFLLQMDDVFARCQHYMIENMDINNCVGIYYYARDLGAEDLADQARRFLQQNFTQVCMSEEVLELEAHQLAMLLGSDDLNISREESILDVVLRWVRHGASTRGGDSLDQPQGQGQGQGRDQGRDQYLAELLRKVRLPLVSPDYLREAMRRNTVLLANSECMEMLEEALETTGMHPMAAPRRLKLRYGMETTDMLLCIGTDTEGIRTRQGSLSDCSFCYAPTTARTYYMTSPHYAGRLGYVFAGVVTEDNHIVVAGEAGVLRRAREKEQNVEIFRYNIDAQGTWCHLCSAEYRDSYALGSLGDTLYLLGGQMRLKNQLIMTNCVQRWSMQGGPWRSAAPLPLPLAYHTALRFKDRLYVLGGRTPQTYLTDEEPDRMSNRLLEYDPESNKWAELAPMKYSKYRCSAVALNGEIYVLGGIGCEGVDRGQCRRCLDVVEIYNPDGDFWREGAPLPWPVLSLRSNASNAGVVDGKIYVCGYYKGADRFDNITKDILELDPWENSWAVVRRHVLMHDNYDVCLVASLNPRGLQPPPPDLVDE, encoded by the exons ATGGATCTGAAGTCGAGGCATGGCATTTCACTGCTGGACCAGCTGAACAGAATGAGAACCACTGAGCAGCTGACAGATGTGGTGCTGGTGGCCGAGGATGTCCGATTCGCCTGCCATCGCGTGGTCCTGTCTGCTTTCAGCCCTTACTTCCGCGTCATGTTCACCTGCGGATTGCGTGAGTGCGCCAACCGTGAAGTCTTTCTACGCGACATGCCGTCTAAAAGCCTAGCTCTGCTCCTGGAGTATATGTACAGCTCCAAGCTGCAACTCTCAAATGAAAATGTGCAAGGTATATCAGTGGCGGCCTTTCTACTGCAGATGGATGATGTGTTTGCCCGCTGTCAGCATTACATGATTGAAAATATGGATATCAACAACTGCGTGGGCATATATTACTATGCGCGTGACCTGGGCGCCGAGGATCTGGCCGACCAGGCGCGGCGCTTCCTGCAGCAGAACTTCACCCAGGTGTGCATGAGCGAGgaggtgctggagctggaggcccACCAGCTGGCCATGCTGCTGGGCTCCGACGACCTCAACATCTCCCGAGAGGAGAGCATCCTGGACGTGGTGCTGCGCTGGGTGAGGCATGGGGCCTCCACGCGGGGAGGAGACAGCCTGGATCAgcctcaaggtcaaggtcaaggtcaaggtcggGATCAGGGTCGAGATCAGTACCTGGCAGAGCTCCTGCGCAAAGTGCGCCTTCCGTTGGTGAGCCCTGACTACCTGCGTGAGGCCATGCGTAGGAACACGGTTCTGCTGGCCAATTCGGAGTGTATGGAGATGCTGGAGGAGGCGCTGGAGACCACGGGCATGCACCCAATGGCTGCTCCGCGCAGACTGAAGCTGCGCTACGGCATGGAGACCACGGACATGCTGCTTTGCATTGGCACTGACACCGAGGGCATCCGCACACGTCAGGGCTCCCTCTCCGACTGCAGTTTCTGCTACGCACCAACCACAGCGCGCACCTATTACATGACTTCCCCTCACTACGCCGGCAGACTTGGATACGTGTTTGCGGGAGTGGTGACCGAGGACAACCACATCGTAGTGGCAGGTGAAGCCGGTGTGCTCAGGAGGGCAAGGGAGAAGGAGCAGAACGTGGAGATTTTCAG ATATAACATTGATGCCCAAGGCACCTGGTGTCATCTGTGTTCTGCTGAGTATCGTGACTCCTATGCGCTGGGGTCACTCGGAGATACCCTGTACCTACTGGGTGGGCAGATGAGACTAAAAAACCAGCTGATCATGACCAACTGTGTGCAACGCTGGTCTATGCAGGGTGGACCCTGGCGAAGTGCTGCCCCTCTGCCCTTACCACTGGCATATCACACAGCTCTGCGTTTCAAGGACCGTCTCTATGTGCTGGGTGGCCGAACTCCCCAG ACGTATCTGACCGACGAGGAGCCAGACCGAATGAGCAACCGGCTGCTGGAGTACGACCCCGAAAGCAACAAATGGGCAGAGCTGGCACCCATGAAGTACTCCAAGTATCGCTGCAGCGCTGTGGCCCTGAACGGAGAGATTTATGTGCTGG GTGGCATAGGATGTGAGGGAGTGGACCGGGGACAGTGTCGGCGCTGCCTGGATGTGGTTGAGATCTACAACCCTGATGGAGACttctggagagagggagcgccgCTTCCGTGGCCAGTCCTCTCTCTGCGCTCAAACGCCTCCAACGCTGGAGTGGTGGATGggaaaatatatgtgtgtggataTTACAAAGGAGCAG ATCGCTTTGACAACATAACCAAGGACATCTTGGAGCTGGACCCTTGGGAGAACAGCTGGGCAGTGGTGAGGAGGCACGTCCTGATGCACGACAACTACGACGTCTGTTTGGTGGCCAGCCTCAACCCCCGCGGACTGCAGCCCCCGCCTCCTGACCTCGTGGACGAGTAG
- the LOC134091874 gene encoding interactor of HORMAD1 protein 1, with the protein MKTNIWNIKEMLNIPLGSGGSKVSSKSGTSSDYSSLTDSQFLLGSQFWPENSQAISQDVSYSSRNIKQNSEEGSELRVSANYHAKPYLFGGDTETLSTTNSKPTIGMLDRFEEDKKRAKDKSESETIHHEFLKLHDSLEKVIHLLENVNDSGDATHKGLVEGINGLTRTIKESMASVRDGITPQIEAVITKLNSQSQTLKEIEEREAKLVTATKDLSTHLQDLQRNMDSLKVEHGQEQTVLAEMQSLLSATVEAQSQRSASRPVQMVSSEVQTSPGLVEQFSVLSEDHLGPSATHLLAKPSEPTVALSSSTKQTNANYDQTVPTRAALHPLPTNQEERVMHVASDGLNESLWQQKFCIQALKAAGDGDIVSGSDLPEPRRQYALRQRVMQSSCSQGYLQEDSQMVAIADKPQDRVLPAREEVMTTNFSMCGGTQKTRSKKRPRGKTRALIPQNVPSVYRRAGQGNGFHKSRLDHQEEEEEEEDELSPLYQTKNKAFRENFKPAFKLKENKQVSMRNDNGRQHVWNMWSQNTNSIQHRSACDGIDRKPKAKAKAKAKAGVPQKAEEGLWNLFDFDDSD; encoded by the exons ATGAAGACCAACATTTGGAACATAAAGGAAATGTTAAACATACCGTTGGGATCTGG AGGATCCAAGGTGTCCAGTAAGAGCGGAACCAGCAGTGATTACTCAAGCTTAACAGATTCTCAGTTTCTACTGGGATCTCAGTTCTGGCCAGAAAATTCCCAAGCCATATCACAGGATGTGTCTTACTCTTCAAGGAACATCAAACAAAATTCTGAGGAG GGAAGTGAGTTGAGAGTTTCTGCCAATTATCATGCAAAGCCTTACCTGTTTGGTGGAGACACAGAAACTCTCAGTACCACCAACAGTAAACCTACCATTGGTATGCTAGATAGGTTTGaagaggacaaaaaaagagcaaaagacAAATCAGAGAG TGAAACTATCCATCATGAGTTTTTGAAGTTGCACGACTCCCTCGAAAAG GTAATACATCTGTTGGAAAACGTAAATGACAGCGGTGACGCCACACACAAAGGTCTTGTGGAAGGAATAAATGGTCTTACAAGGACAA TAAAGGAAAGCATGGCCAGTGTGCGGGATGGCATTACACCTCAGATTGAGGCAGTGATCACAAAATTGAACTCTCAGAGTCAGACACTCAAAgaaattgaagagagagaggctaag TTGGTCACTGCTACAAAAGACCTGAGCACCCATCTGCAGGATTTGCAGCGAAACATGGATAGTTTGAAGGTGGAGCATGGCCAAGAGCAGACTGTGCTAGCAGAAATGCAGTCCCTACTCTCAGCCACAGTGGAGGCCCAGTCCCAGAGATCTGCCTCCAGGCCGGTTCAGATGGTCAGCAGCGAGGTCCAGACCTCCCCTGGCTTGGTGGAGCAGTTCAGTGTGCTGAGTGAAGACCACCTAGGTCCTAGTGCCACCCATCTTCTTGCCAAACCCTCAGAGCCCACTGTAGCTCTGAGTTCCTCCACCAAGCAAACCAATGCAAACTATGACCAGACAGTCCCGACCAGGGCCGCCTTGCATCCTCTCCCCACCAACCAGGAGGAACGAGTCATGCATGTGGCATCTGATGGATTGAACGAAAGCCTTTGGCAGCAGAAGTTCTGCATACAGGCGCTTAAGGCAGCTGGGGATGGAGACATAGTCTCTGGCTCTGACCTGCCGGAGCCCAGACGGCAGTATGCACTGAGACAGCGAGTCATGCAGAGCTCTTGCTCTCAGGGATACTTGCAGGAGGATTCTCAAATGGTGGCCATTGCTGACAAACCCCAAGATAGAGTACTGCCTGCCAGAGAAGAGGTTATGACAACCAACTTCTCCATGTGTGGTGGGACTCAGAAGACACGGTCGAAGAAGAGGCCCAGAGGCAAGACGAGGGCCCTGATTCCACAAAATGTTCCATCTGTCTATAGGAGGGCCGGACAAGGAAATGGTTTCCACAAGTCAAGACTAGATCaccaagaggaagaggaggaggaggaggatgaattATCTCCACTGTACCAGACCAAGAACAAAGCATTCCGTGAGAACTTCAAACCAGCCTTCAAGCTGAAGGAGAATAAACAGGTTAGCATGCGTAATGATAATGGCAGACAGCATGTGTGGAACATGTGGTCACAGAACACTAACAGTATCCAGCACCGGTCAGCCTGTGATGGGATAGACAGGAAACCAAAAGCAAAGGCTAAGGCTAAGGCTAAAGCCGGGGTTCCTCAGAAGGCCGAGGAAGGCCTCTGGAATCTTTTTGACTTTGATGACTCTGACTGA
- the LOC134092299 gene encoding RING finger protein 223 has product MSVRQVPTSTVWHTQGTLGPSGYSESADSPDDNQPECSICFSRYDNVFKTPKLLDCTHTFCLECLARILAVSDDFNKPVKKPGTPGAQIPCPVCRHPTAVPSSGPPALLTSREVLQSLPHHLQQEEHVSMMGRRLCYQSPQQPTHICIDIGANKPEASGEAGQGGARRAGRRGPFSCCSVCIHWRRLLILVIFTLLLIAVVVWPLHCIVTKHSLSDCLTCRTTPTQTPMTSMLSKPQ; this is encoded by the coding sequence ATGTCTGTTAGGCAAGTGCCCACCAGTACAGTTTGGCACACCCAGGGAACACTAGGTCCCTCTGGTTACAGTGAGTCGGCAGACAGCCCCGACGACAACCAACCTGAGTGCTCCATCTGCTTCAGTAGATACGACAATGTCTTCAAGACACCCAAGCTCCTGGACTGTACTCACACCTTCTGCCTCGAGTGCCTCGCACGCATCCTGGCAGTGTCAGACGACTTTAACAAACCGGTAAAGAAGCCAGGGACACCCGGCGCTCAAATCCCCTGTCCCGTGTGTCGCCACCCCACCGCGGTGCCCAGCAGCGGCCCTCCAGCGCTGCTGACCAGCAGGGAAGTTCTGCAAAGCCTGCCGCACCACCTTCAGCAAGAGGAGCATGTGAGCATGATGGGCCGGAGGCTGTGTTACCAGAGCCCGCAGCAGCCCACCCATATCTGCATTGATATCGGCGCCAACAAGCCGGAGGCGTCGGGGGAGGCCGGTCAAGGGGGGGCCCGACGGGCTGGACGTAGGGGCCCGTTCAGCTGCTGCAGCGTGTGCATCCACTGGAGGAGGCTGCTGATCCTGGTCATCTTCACACTGCTGCTCATCGCCGTGGTGGTCTGGCCACTTCACTGCATTGTtaccaaacactctctctctgactgcttAACCTGCCGTACGACACCTACGCAAACACCGATGACCTCTATGCTCAGCAAGCCACAGTGA
- the LOC134091877 gene encoding uncharacterized protein LOC134091877, giving the protein MNFPAMDDLDHSVHIAERDWNSFYEESEECNLVQAELAGIDDSGLSDNDDPENPPLEVFTPKCAEDVCSASPLNHKEEEGVAITINQSQHDILTSEQESSVSLEEEIQTQVSHSVPVPKEVPKEADGVDQEDSADVTQSSETQSEVEQYGGEAETDLPAERKERERWFVTVNDSPVQLRCRPDTACQRKKKKKKTSRRSARSVAGWEPYLSQSETETETERSEKSKSDITEMTEKCRSTVSQLPERLVSSENIHIVPQDQALDLKTIDLPDQQTLFKKQEENHCRSANLSVDHLNQNEQSTTQSPHLFSASGNLPSIPISKLFSEKQNNPLPQTHKRTADNGSPNCPVIRLNAITSADSSKTEENPLENPCKTGVNHLDPSHTTDLLPERLATFNTDGGEAPSPLQEDSETKDWDGEESLTEALDRARPVFAISSFWDEMEKLTINDILHLRCGDDRSPSTDAYHLHESISLPSTHDSSPLDPTDTCEQDMDALDNADSDYFTHRDDSKPDRSSCEFSTFSDFDEDLLQIINTSCSASPEPQENLREQAQTLTFSNLPYSQAALAEEDMELTRRFEPEFPQLYFDTGIPLLLCSDAESNSRTMSPAESEYDMSALESEIVREACFTNVLQDEGGNQMLFFPYEETQDTSLILADCDIMRATPPPVLSTSSFLEDSHVISFTEMFQTCEDASMLVPSSDNSLQTYSEKLSVPEAYDYFFSDFDDRNLFFPLKHGLKGGEDQTVPIFSCSRSLVRDLTFPEVEQFIESEEEDNWAPIRVISRFSVQQDSGSSSSAAAGVYLCGERSWKSKLSLRRTRFAGMRSSWCQRAKAWMAPGMFFRALRRSTSIADVTQGTCSSLQVFHLGNPILRKIALEQIRLPDQPNTSKKKCFLFSLRQSDMCLVCIAFASWVLKSTNLQSGDTWKAALLANVSAISAIQYLRRYKYKTSEDEP; this is encoded by the exons ATGAATTTCCCAGCCATGGATGACTTGGACCACAGTGTTCACATTGCGGAGCGTGACTGGAATAGCTTCTATGAGGAGAGCGAGGAGTGTAACCTCGTCCAGGCAGAGCTCGCTGGAATAGATGACTCTGGTCTCAGTGACAATGATGATCCTGAAAATCCACCCCTGGAGGTGTTTACCCCAAAGTGTGCAGAGGATGTGTGCTCTGCATCTCCACTTAACCacaaagaggaggaaggagtaGCAATCACAATAAATCAATCCCAACACGACATACTGACCTCCGAACAAGAGTCTAGTGTCAGCCTTGAAGAAGAGATACAGACACAAGTCTCCCATTCTGTCCCTGTGCCTAAAGAGGTCCCTAAGGAGGCCGATGGTGTGGATCAAGAGGATAGTGCAGACGTGACCCAATCCTCAGAAACACAAAGCGAAGTGGAGCAGTATGGCGGTGAGGCCGAAACTGATCTCCCGgctgagaggaaggagagagagcgctggTTTGTGACTGTGAACGACAGTCCAGTGCAACTCCGGTGCCGCCCTGACACTGCgtgtcaaagaaaaaaaaaaaaaaagaaaacgtctAGGAGGTCAGCCCGCAGCGTTGCAGGGTGGGAGCCATACTTATCGCAGTCTGAGACAGAAACCGAGACAGAGAGATCCGAAAAGAGTAAATCAGACATAACAGAGATGACTGAGAAGTGTCGTTCCACAGTTTCACAGCTACCTGAAAGACTTGTGTCATCAGAAAACATTCACATTGTGCCACAGGATCAAGCTCTTGATCTAAAAACAATTGATTTGCCTGATCAACAAACACTGTTCAAAAAACAAGAAGAAAATCACTGCAGGTCAGCCAACCTAAGTGTTGACCATTTAAACCAGAACGAACAGTCCACTACCCAATCACCTCATCTTTTCTCTGCCTCTGGAAATCTCCCATCTATCCCAATTTCCAAATTATtttcagaaaaacaaaacaaccctCTACCCCAAACACATAAGCGCACAGCTGATAATGGTAGCCCCAATTGTCCTGTAATTAGGTTGAATGCAATCACATCAGCTGACTCAAGCAAAACAGAAGAGAATCCACTTGAGAATCCTTGTAAGACTGGTGTAAACCATTTAGATCCCTCTCACACTACTGatctgctccccgagcgcttaGCAACCTTCAACACTGATGGAGGCGAAGCCCCTTCTCCACTGCAAGAGGATTCTGAAACCAAAGACTGGGACGGCGAGGAGTCACTCACTGAAGCACTTGATCGTGCTCGCCCAGTCTTTGCTATTTCTTCATTCTGGGATGAGATGGAAAAGCTGACAATCAATGACATACTCCATCTGCGATGTGGGGATGACCGTTCTCCATCAACAGATGCCTACCATTTGCACGAAAGCATAAGTCTCCCCAGTACACACGACAGTAGCCCACTGGACCCCACAGATACCTGTGAACAGGACATGGATGCTTTGGACAATGCCGATTCTGACTATTTCACGCACCGGGATGACTCCAAACCAGACCGCTCGAGCTGCGAGTTCTCCACTTTCTCTGATTTTGACGAGGACCTCCTGCAAATTATCAACACCAGCTGCAGCGCCAGCCCTGAACCACAGGAGAACCTGAGGGAACAAGCCCAAACCCTCACGTTCTCAAACTTGCCATACTCACAAGCAGCCCTGGCTGAAGAAGACATGGAGCTTACTAGGCGGTTCGAGCCTGAGTTCCCACAGCTCTACTTTGATACGGGCATCCCGCTGCTTCTATGTTCAGATGCAGAGTCAAATTCGCGAACCATGAGTCCTGCCGAAAGTGAGTATGACATGTCTGCCCTGGAGTCAGAGATTGTGAGGGAGGCTTGTTTCACGAATGTCCTGCAAGATGAAGGGGGGAATCAAATGCTATTTTTCCCCTATGAGGAGACCCAGGATACTTCCTTAATCTTGGCAGATTGTGACATTATGAGAGCAACACCACCACCTGTCCTATCCACTTCCAGCTTTCTGGAGGATTCCCATGTGATCTCCTTCACTGAGATGTTTCAGACTTGTGAAGATGCTAGTATGCTAGTACCCAGTTCGGACAATTCCCTTCAAACGTACTCTGAAAAGTTGTCGGTGCCAGAGGCATATGACTATTTTTTCTCGGACTTTGATGACAGGAACCTTTTCTTCCCACTAAAGCATGGGCTAAAGGGCGGAGAAGACCAAACGGTCCCCATTTTCTCCTGCTCACGTTCTCTGGTTAGAGACCTAACATTTCCGGAGGTGGAACAATTCATTGAatcagaggaggaggataaCTGGGCCCCGATACGAGTAATATCTCGCTTTAGCGTCCAGCAGGACTCAGGAAGCTCCTCCTCGGCGGCCGCAGGCGTCTACCTCTGTGGTGAACGGAGCTGGAAGAGCAAGCTATCTCTGAGGAGGACCAGGTTTGCTGGGATGAGGAGCAGCTGGTGCCAGAGGGCCAAAGCCTGGATGGCTCCAGGGATGTTCTTCAGGGCACTCCGACGCTCCACCTCCATTGCTGATGTGACCCAgggcacctgctcctctcttcaGGTGTTCCATCTTGGTAATCCCATCCTCAGGAAGATAGCACTGGAGCAGATCCGACTCCCAGACCAGCCTAATACCTCCA aaAAGAAAtgcttccttttctctctgaggCAATCGGACATGTGTTTAGTTTGCATTGCCTTTGCATCTTGGGTGCTGAAGTCCACAAATCTACAAAGCGGAGATACCTGGAAAGCAG CTCTCCTGGCAAATGTGAGTGCAATATCAGCCATCCAGTACTTGAGGCGTTATAAGTATAAGACTTCTGAAGATGAGCCGTGA